Proteins from a single region of Kluyveromyces lactis strain NRRL Y-1140 chromosome C complete sequence:
- a CDS encoding uncharacterized protein (similar to uniprot|Q74ZT1 Ashbya gossypii AGR117C AGR117Cp and some similarites with YER169W uniprot|P39956 Saccharomyces cerevisiae YER169W RPH1 Transcriptional repressor of PHR1 which is a photolyase induced by DNA damage binds to AG(4) (C(4)T) sequence upstream of PHR1 Rph1p phosphorylation during DNA damage is under control of the MEC1-RAD53 pathway), whose translation MSYEPDHYEGSVPVFKPDYETFRDFYKFMCEVNKYGMKSGIIKIVPPEQWVDKVAFPPSAETLQKIKIKTPIQQHISGSKGVFVVQNVEKPKSYNVIQWKHLSHDYKLPEGRHSAKNEDSSGIEPHQQSNKVRSKCLDSFTLDDFEKFRENFNCDHLEQFDDEQRVEFLESYYWKTLNFTEPMYGADSLGSLFEDSVKEWNISSLPSILEYLDEKVPGVNESYLYAGLWKASFAWHLEDQDLYSINYIHFGAPKQWYSIPQEDSEKFYNFMKEQFPEESKNCSEFLRHKMFLVSPKLLQSNGIRCNHIVHRQQEFIVTYPFGYHAGFNYGYNLAESVNFALPSWLDIGAKAKKCLCIDDAVGINVQKLRSNYMHSPNGGAQKETGKEVQNDKSISSSKTLEEVLEERPPLKKFKMGDSDRSFDSVKSTPEFLLKTNSDLLDEKANLDNLNNNNNSSIRSTTPNSQKTGLYGFGIKKEGAFNSNTSISRVSSPLLSRMMDLSHIVEPTLEDPTLKFKKKQSQFMPLSMAQQQAIFPPPAQNPLPAPSGQMSPSENAFFSPSHDHEDNMIALSLALMANSSPAFNQLPPLNISNPRPYSPILQDSILSPRPSYNSNVLSYGQAGNTKSPLGGFSSSTQLPFIKRIQSPNRVTLNISRESSRSPVSLSGMYGNPNAMMVPIPHPYQSSQTSTLNQVSTAERSPAVTPPTSPSKNKPARKKAPKQPKAKIDPESPTSALAQSKINDEEIMFLDDGSKVYVCQECARQFSSGHHLTRHKKSVHSGEKPHSCPKCGKKFKRRDHVLQHLNKKIPCVPDQDTAPKVGS comes from the coding sequence ATGTCATATGAACCGGATCATTATGAAGGTTCTGTACCTGTTTTCAAACCGGATTATGAGACGTTTCGAGATTTTTACAAGTTTATGTGTGAAGTCAATAAATATGGGATGAAGTCAGGTATTATTAAGATTGTACCCCCGGAGCAGTGGGTAGATAAGGTTGCGTTCCCACCGTCTGCAGAGACCTTGCAGAAAATTAAGATCAAGACTCCTATTCAGCAGCATATCAGTGGATCTAAAGGTGTTTTCGTTGTACAAAACGTGGAAAAACCTAAATCTTACAACGTAATACAGTGGAAGCATCTTTCGCACGATTATAAGCTACCTGAGGGTAGACACTCAGCTAAGAATGAGGATTCTTCTGGGATAGAGCCGCACCAGCAGAGTAACAAAGTAAGGTCAAAATGTCTTGATTCGTTTACGTTGGACGATTTCGAAAAATTTAGAGAAAATTTTAACTGTGATCATTTGGAACAGTTTGACGACGAACAACGTGTTGAGTTTTTGGAGAGCTACTATTGGAAGACTCTTAATTTCACGGAGCCCATGTACGGTGCTGATAGTCTCGGATCtttgtttgaagattcGGTGAAAGAATGGAATATTTCGTCATTGCCCAGTATATTGGAATatcttgatgaaaaagTTCCTGGTGTAAACGAATCTTACCTTTATGCTGGTTTGTGGAAAGCATCATTTGCATGGCATttagaagatcaagatcTTTACTCCATTAACTATATACATTTTGGGGCTCCAAAACAATGGTATTCGATTCCCCAAGAGGATTCAGAAAAATTCTATAATTTCATGAAGGAACAGTTCCCTGAAGAATCGAAGAATTGTTCGGAGTTTTTAAGGCATAAGATGTTTTTGGTAAGTCCGAAATTGCTTCAAAGTAACGGTATTAGATGTAACCATATCGTTCATCGTCAGCAAGAATTTATTGTTACCTACCCATTCGGATATCACGCTGGGTTCAACTATGGTTATAACTTGGCAGAATCAGTTAACTTCGCATTGCCATCGTGGTTGGACATTGGTGCTAAGGCTAAGAAATGTCTGTGTATCGACGATGCAGTCGGTATCAATGTGCAAAAACTAAGATCAAATTATATGCATTCGCCAAACGGAGGGGCACAAAAGGAAACTGGGAAAGAGGTTCAAAACGATAAGTCgatatcatcatcaaaaacGTTAGAAGAAGTTTTAGAAGAACGTCCGCCTCTAAAAAAATTTAAGATGGGTGATTCTGATAGGTCATTCGATTCGGTAAAATCAACTCCAGAGTTTTTATTAAAGACGAATTCAGATTTATTAGACGAAAAGGCAAACCTGGATAATCttaacaataataataatagcTCGATAAGATCTACTACACCAAACAGTCAAAAGACTGGACTTTATGGTTTTGGAATTAAAAAGGAAGGTGCTTTTAACAGTAATACTTCTATATCAAGAGTATCATCCCCACTGCTGTCAAGGATGATGGATTTGTCTCACATCGTAGAGCCAACGTTAGAGGATCCAACGTTGaagttcaaaaagaaacaatcaCAGTTCATGCCCTTATCTATGGCTCAACAGCAGGCTATTTTCCCACCTCCAGCACAAAATCCTCTACCAGCACCTTCAGGTCAAATGTCCCCTTCAGAAAATGCCTTTTTCTCGCCATCACACGATCATGAAGACAACATGATTGCTCTATCACTTGCATTAATGGCTAATTCTTCTCCAGCATTCAATCAGCTTCCTCCCCttaatatttcaaatccaagaCCGTATTCCCCAATATTACaagattcaattctttcaccaaGGCCTTCATATAACTCTAATGTTTTATCTTATGGACAAGCTGGTAATACAAAATCTCCTTTAGGGGGTTTTAGTTCAAGCACGCAGCTTCCtttcatcaaaagaatACAATCACCTAACAGAGTGACTCTCAATATATCAAGGGAATCATCTCGATCTCCAGTATCTCTGAGTGGTATGTACGGGAATCCTAACGCAATGATGGTACCGATCCCACATCCTTATCAATCTAGTCAAACCAGTACGTTGAACCAGGTTTCTACTGCAGAAAGATCTCCGGCTGTAACACCACCAACTTCACCAAGTAAAAACAAGCCAGCAAGGAAGAAAGCACCAAAACAACCAAAAGCAAAAATTGATCCTGAATCTCCAACGTCTGCATTAGCACAATCAAAAATaaacgatgaagaaataatgTTTCTGGACGATGGTTCAAAGGTTTATGTTTGTCAAGAGTGTGCAAGACAGTTTTCCTCTGGTCATCATTTGACAAGACATAAAAAATCGGTCCATTCAGGTGAGAAGCCTCATTCTTGTCCAAAGTGTGGTAAAAAGTTCAAGAGAAGAGATCATGTCCTACAGCACTTGAATAAAAAGATTCCATGTGTTCCAGATCAAGACACTGCCCCTAAGGTTGGTAGTTAA
- the MSH6 gene encoding mismatch repair ATPase MSH6 (similar to uniprot|Q03834 Saccharomyces cerevisiae YDR097C MSH6 Protein required for mismatch repair in mitosis and meiosis forms a complex with Msh2p to repair both single-base & insertion-deletion mispairs potentially phosphorylated by Cdc28p): MTVETPKSLKKVTTMPGSSGKKKYKQATISSFFKKREKPVESESNDTSPLKEKSETDAKKKDTTSKGPLQFKHQPEVVEKEPATKTEPSKPEATKTVETVTSLRGRKRKNVSLRESDDDNDDDDGDISMSKRSRNRSKIEDDDSEDEYKDDGDDDEEEEDNDEGVEDTSLNPQLSNGSDDDDDDEDLLALASKKSTKKAVVSTPARKPLAYNPNRSLPATPKSQGKHTKFNKTNGERYQWLVHERDAEGRDKSDPDYDPRTLYIPGDAWSKFTPFEKQYWEIKSKMWDCILFFKKGKFFELYEKDAHLGHHLFDLKIAGGGRANMQLAGVPEMSFDYWASQFIQYGYKVAKVDQKESMLAKEMREGSKGIVERELQCVLTSGTLTDSEMLKSDLATYCVAVREEPITYYDEEILALPKTGKYFGFAAIDTATGHIDLLEFEDDEECSQLDTIMSQFKPTEVIMEKSNVCSLAQKIIKFNAQPEAIINQRTSKEFYDFEKTFDELITHEYFKSMDRWPTVLKSYYETGKKVGFHAFGGLLSYLQWLKLDTSLVTMGQVEEYNPVRSQTCLALDGITLQNLEIFANTYDGTDRGSLFKLINRAITPMGKRKLRKWVMHPLLKIEDINSRLDSVDLLLSDMNLRDLLENELLKLPDLERMLSRVHSCSLKIQYFNKVLCGFEDILALVEKLSIFADLKGSLKSYLTEIPSSLTTVLEAWSNAFDRNLAVKDGVIVPNRGVEPEFDESMDRIQGIEDQLQECLTQYKKLLKSSNIQFKDSGKEIYTIEVPMAATRNVPHEWTQMAANKSFKRYYSADVQRLARQMAEAREMHKVLEDDLKNRLYKKFTNHYNAVWLPTIQAISNIDCIISLARTSESLGFPACRPKLVEGLHPETNEKLNGYIRFKELRHPCFNMGSSSAKEFIPNDVVLGKDAPQLGLLTGANAAGKSTVLRMTCVAVILAQLGCYIPCEEAEFTPVDRIMTRLGASDNIMQGKSTFFVELSETKKILDLVTNRSLLVVDELGRGGSSSDGFAIAEAVLHHVATHIQSLGFFATHYAALGSSFTNHPNVQPLKMAILVDEESRNVTFLYKLVDGKSDGSFGMHVASMCGIPRSVVDNASIAAENLEHTSKLIKERKNLHQSINPVPLGLQSDVVRLVYGDGLTNSKGGTGEGVRVYDNNIKSNVLKSFISVIDGLTV, from the coding sequence ATGACAGTCGAGACGCCAAAGTCGTTGAAAAAGGTCACTACTATGCCTGGATCATCCGgcaagaagaagtacaaACAGGCTAcgatatcttcttttttcaagaaacgAGAGAAACCGGTTGAATCGGAATCAAATGATACATCGCCATTGAAGGAGAAATCAGAAACTGATGCTAAAAAGAAGGATACGACTTCGAAAGGGCCTCTACAATTCAAACATCAACCAGAGGTAGTGGAGAAAGAACCTGCAACCAAGACCGAACCAAGCAAACCCGAGGCAACAAAAACTGTGGAAACTGTTACCTCATTAAGGggaagaaagaggaaaaatGTAAGCCTGAGGGAAAGTGATGACGataatgacgatgacgacGGAGATATCTCTATGTCcaagagaagcagaaatAGAAGTAAGATCGAGGACGATGATAGCGAGGATGAATATAAAGATGATGGAGACGACGacgaagaggaagaagataaCGACGAAGGTGTTGAAGATACTTCTTTAAACCCTCAACTTTCTAATGGCTCCGACGACGACGACGACGACGAGGATCTTCTCGCTCTGGCATCGAAGAAAAGTACGAAAAAAGCTGTGGTATCTACGCCAGCCCGTAAACCCTTGGCTTATAATCCTAACAGATCTTTACCGGCCACTCCAAAATCTCAGGGGAAACATACAAAATTTAACAAGACCAACGGGGAACGTTACCAATGGTTGGTTCATGAAAGAGACGCAGAGGGTCGTGATAAATCCGATCCTGACTATGATCCAAGAACGTTATATATTCCTGGAGATGCGTGGTCTAAGTTTACTCCATTCGAAAAACAGTACTGggaaatcaaatcaaagatGTGGGACTGCATCCTATTCTTTAAGAAGGGAAAATTCTTCGAACTTTATGAAAAGGACGCACATTTGGGTCATCATTTGTTCGATTTGAAAATTGCTGGTGGTGGAAGAGCAAATATGCAACTTGCCGGGGTTCCAGAAATGTCCTTTGATTACTGGGCCTCtcaattcattcaatatGGTTATAAAGTCGCAAAAGTCGATCAAAAGGAATCGATGTTGGCCAAAGAAATGAGAGAGGGGTCTAAGGGGATTGTGGAAAGAGAACTACAATGTGTTCTAACGTCAGGTACTTTAACAGATTCCgaaatgttgaaatcaGATCTTGCAACGTACTGTGTCGCTGTGAGAGAAGAACCAATTACTTATtacgatgaagaaatcttaGCTCTACCCAAAACCGGCAAATATTTTGGTTTCGCTGCAATAGATACAGCAACAGGACACATCGATTTGCTTGAGTTTGAAGACGATGAGGAATGCTCTCAGCTAGATACAATAATGTCACAATTTAAACCTACTGAAGTCATCATGGAAAAATCTAATGTTTGCTCATTAGCtcaaaagattatcaaatttAACGCTCAACCAGAGGCTATCATCAATCAACGCACAAGTAAAGAGTTTTatgatttcgaaaaaaCGTTCGATGAGCTTATAACACATGAGTACTTTAAATCGATGGACAGATGGCCTACTGTACTCAAATCCTACTATGAGACAGGGAAGAAGGTTGGATTCCATGCATTCGGTGGccttctttcttatttACAATGGCTAAAGCTAGATACTTCTTTGGTTACTATGGGACAAGTAGAAGAATACAATCCTGTGAGGTCACAAACTTGTCTAGCGCTAGATGGAATCACTTTACAAAACTTGGAAATATTTGCCAACACATATGATGGAACAGATAGAGGCTCcttgttcaaattgatcaacAGAGCAATCACTCCAATGgggaaaagaaaattaagGAAATGGGTGATGCATCCGCTTCTCAAAATTGAGGATATAAACTCGAGACTCGATTCTGTGGATTTACTTCTCAGCGACATGAATTTAAGAGACCTGCTTGAAAATGAATTGCTCAAATTACCTGATCTAGAGAGAATGTTATCAAGAGTACACTCATGTTCATTAAAGATCCAATACTTCAACAAAGTACTATGTGGCTTCGAGGATATTCTAGCTCTTGTGGAAAAGCTTTCAATCTTTGCAGACCTAAAAGGTTCATTGAAGAGCTATCTTACAGAAATCCCTTCGTCTCTCACCACAGTTTTGGAAGCCTGGAGTAACGCGTTCGACAGGAATTTGGCCGTTAAAGATGGTGTAATTGTCCCTAACAGAGGGGTAGAACCGGAGTTTGATGAGTCAATGGATAGAATTCAAGGTATTGAAGATCAACTTCAGGAATGTTTGACTCAATACaagaaacttttgaaaagCTCTAACATACAATTTAAAGATTCAGGGAAAGAAATCTATACGATAGAAGTACCCATGGCAGCCACAAGAAATGTTCCTCATGAGTGGACTCAGATGGCGGCTAATAAATCATTTAAGCGCTATTACTCCGCAGATGTCCAGCGCTTGGCTAGACAAATGGCGGAAGCTCGTGAAATGCACAAAGTTTTagaagatgatttgaagaacagaCTTTATAAGAAGTTTACAAACCATTACAACGCTGTGTGGCTCCCAACAATCCAAGCGATTTCAAACATTGATTGTATCATATCGTTGGCAAGGACATCTGAATCTTTGGGCTTCCCTGCTTGTAGACCAAAACTAGTGGAAGGACTACACCCAGAAACAAACGAAAAGCTAAACGGGTATATAAGATTCAAGGAACTCAGACATCCTTGCTTCAACATGGGATCAAGTTCAGCAAAAGAGTTTATTCCAAATGACGTTGTATTAGGTAAGGATGCTCCACAACTTGGATTGTTGACGGGTGCCAATGCGGCAGGTAAATCTACCGTTCTTAGAATGACATGCGTAGCGGTAATATTAGCCCAGCTTGGATGCTACATTCCATGTGAGGAAGCAGAATTTACACCTGTGGATAGAATAATGACGCGTTTAGGAGCTAGTGATAATATAATGCAAGGAAAATCGACCTTCTTTGTCGAATTGAgtgaaacaaagaaaattcttgatctaGTCACTAATAGATCTTTGCTGGTCGTCGACGAACTAGGGAGAGGTGGTTCTTCTAGCGACGGTTTTGCCATCGCAGAAGCTGTTTTACACCATGTTGCGACGCATATCCAAAGTCTAGGCTTTTTCGCTACACATTATGCAGCGTTGGGATCAAGCTTTACTAATCACCCTAACGTACAACCTCTAAAAATGGCCATTTTGGTAGATGAGGAATCAAGGAACGTTACTTTCTTGTACAAACTTGTAGATGGGAAAAGTGATGGCTCCTTTGGTATGCATGTAGCGTCAATGTGTGGAATTCCTAGGTCAGTCGTTGATAATGCGTCTATTGCAGCAGAAAACTTGGAGCATACTTCCAAACTGATCAAAGAACGGAAGAATTTACACCAGAGCATAAACCCTGTACCCCTAGGGCTACAAAGTGACGTAGTGCGGTTAGTGTATGGTGATGGACTTACAAATTCGAAGGGAGGTACCGGTGAAGGTGTCAGAGTTTATGATAACAACATTAAAAGCAATGTCCTAAAAAGCTTCATTTCTGTAATAGACGGATTGACGGTATAA
- the ADK2 gene encoding adenylate kinase ADK2 (similar to uniprot|P26364 Saccharomyces cerevisiae YER170W ADK2 Mitochondrial adenylate kinase catalyzes the reversible synthesis of GTP and AMP from GDP and ADP may serve as a back-up for synthesizing GTP or ADP depending on metabolic conditions 3' sequence of ADK2 varies with strain background), which produces MSVLRPLRLLLLGAPGSGKGTQTSKLLKEFGSIKAISSGDLLRKQIEHGTPLGLSASSYIEKGQLLPDDLITGVVCDELKSRGWLNPNATWLLDGFPRTVGQAEVLDKSLLEHDASLNLVVELDVPHEVILERIENRYVHVPSGRVYNLQYNPPKVDGKDDITGEPLTKRPDDTAEVFGKRLEQYNKTVTPLKEHYLKQGILSTISGNTSDIIYPKLVSLILQKFAN; this is translated from the coding sequence ATGTCAGTTCTCAGACCATTAAGATTGTTACTACTGGGTGCACCCGGTTCTGGTAAAGGTACTCAGACCTCGaaactgttgaaagaattcgGATCCATCAAGGCTATCTCATCTGGAGATTTGCTACGTAAACAGATTGAACATGGCACACCGTTAGGTTTAAGTGCCTCCTCGTATATTGAGAAAGGCCAGTTGTTACCCGATGATTTGATCACCGGAGTTGTGTGTGACGAATTGAAGTCACGTGGCTGGTTAAATCCAAATGCTACTTGGTTACTAGATGGGTTCCCACGTACCGTGGGTCAAGCTGAAGTGTTAGACAAGTCATTGTTGGAACACGATGCCTCATTAAACCTTGTCGTGGAGCTAGACGTGCCTCATGAAGTGATCTTGGAGAGAATCGAAAACCGTTACGTTCACGTTCCAAGTGGAAGAGTTTATAATTTGCAATATAACCCTCCCAAAGTCGACGGAAAGGACGATATCACCGGTGAACCTTTGACCAAGAGACCCGACGATACTGCAGAGGTGTTTGGCAAGAGGCTAGAACAGTACAACAAGACAGTGACCCCATTGAAGGAACATTACTTGAAGCAAGGTATTCTGTCAACCATTTCCGGTAACACTAGTGACATTATATACCCGAAACTAGTATCGCTAATCCTACAAAAATTCGCAAACTAA
- the RAD3 gene encoding TFIIH/NER complex ATP-dependent 5'-3' DNA helicase subunit RAD3 (highly similar to uniprot|P06839 Saccharomyces cerevisiae YER171W RAD3 5' to 3' DNA helicase involved in nucleotide excision repair and transcription subunit of RNA polymerase II transcription initiation factor TFIIH subunit of Nucleotide Excision Repair Factor 3 (NEF3) homolog of human XPD protein), with product MKFYIDDLPVLFPYPKIYPEQYQYMCDIKKTLDAGGNSILEMPSGTGKTVSLLSLTVAYQMHYPEHRKIIYCSRTMSEIEKALVELESLMDYRSKELGFVEDFRGLGLTSRKNLCLHPRVSKERKGNVVDEKCRRMTNGQARKKKEENPDANVELCDYHENMYNYDVADYLPPGVFSFERLIRFCEEKRMCPYFTVRRMISMCNIIIYSYHYLLDPKIAERVSKEVSKDAIVIFDEAHNIDNVCIESLSLDLTKDLLKKATKGANALDRKVEEMKKVDSQKLQDEYEKLVHGLRASDILEPEEEPLVETPVLSNDILKEAIPGNIRRATHFISFLKRFIEYLKTRMKVLHVISETPNSFLLHLKQLTFIERKPLRFCSERLSLLVRTLEVEEVEEFNALKDIATFATLISTYEDGFLLIIEPYEIENAAVPNPIVRFTCLDASIAIKPIFERFSSVIITSGTISPLDMYPKMLNFETVLQQSYSMTLAKKSFLPMILTKGSDQVAISSRFEIRNDPSIVRNYGSMLVEFAKITPDGLVVFFPSYLYMESIISMWQTMGILDEVWKYKLILVETPDAQETALALETYRKACSNGRGAILLSVARGKVSEGIDFDHQYGRTVLMIGIPFQYTESRILKARLEFLRENYQIRENDFLSFDAMRHAAQCLGRVLRGKDDYGVMVLADRRFARKKSQLPKWIAQGLSDADMNLSTDMAIANTKQFLRTMAQPTDPKDQEGVSVWSHAQLLAHQESVKKKQHNGFVDSDVTEVKDNDGDIEMKD from the coding sequence ATGAAGTTTTACATCGATGATTTGCCCGTTCTGTTCCCATATCCTAAGATATATCCTGAACAATATCAGTATATGTGTGATATAAAGAAAACCTTGGATGCTGGTGGGAATAGCATATTAGAGATGCCGTCTGGGACCGGTAAGACTGTTTCGTTACTTTCTTTGACAGTGGCGTATCAAATGCATTATCCTGAGCATAGGAAGATTATTTATTGTTCTCGTACCATGTCTGAAATCGAAAAGGCGTTAGTGGAATTAGAATCTTTGATGGATTATCGATCTAAAGAGCTTGGCTTTGTGGAAGATTTCCGTGGGTTGGGGCTCACCAGTAGAAAGAACTTGTGTCTTCACCCCAGGGTTAGTAAGGAAAGGAAAGGTAACGTTGTGGATGAGAAATGTCGACGGATGACAAATGGGCAAGCgaggaagaaaaaggaagagaATCCGGATGCTAACGTAGAGTTATGTGATTACCATGAAAATATGTATAATTACGATGTGGCAGATTATTTGCCTCCAGGTGTGTtttcatttgaaagattgattcGGTTTTGTGAGGAGAAACGGATGTGTCCTTATTTCACTGTACGTCGTATGATTTCGATGTGTAATATTATCATTTACTCTTACCATTATCTATTGGATCCCAAGATTGCAGAGCGTGTGTCGAAAGAGGTCAGTAAAGATGCTATTGTGATTTTCGACGAGGCCCATAATATAGATAATGTTTGCATTGAATCTCTTTCCCTAGATTTGACCAAGGATCTATTAAAGAAGGCCACTAAAGGTGCTAATGCCCTGGATCGGAAAGTCGAagagatgaagaaagtGGATTCACAGAAATTACAAGATGAATATGAAAAGTTGGTTCACGGGTTAAGAGCATCGGATATCTTGGAACCCGAAGAAGAGCCGTTGGTGGAAACACCAGTTTTGTCAAATGATATATTGAAGGAGGCAATTCCTGGGAATATAAGAAGAGCTACacatttcatttcatttttgaaaagatttatcgaatatttgaagactAGAATGAAGGTTTTACATGTCATATCGGAGACACCAAACTCTTTCCTCCTTCATCTCAAACAATTGACATTTATAGAAAGGAAACCTTTACGATTTTGTTCAGAAAGATTGTCGTTATTGGTTAGGACCCTTGAAGTCGAGgaagtggaagaatttAACGCTTTGAAAGACATTGCAACTTTTGCTACTTTGATTTCTACTTATGAGGATGGGTTCCTCTTGATTATAGAACCGTATGAAATCGAAAATGCGGCAGTGCCCAATCCAATCGTTAGATTTACTTGTCTTGACGCATCGATTGCAATTAAACCTATCTTCGAACGATTCTCATCGGTTATTATCACTTCGGGTACCATATCCCCGTTGGATATGTACCCTAAGATGTTAAATTTCGAAACTGTATTACAACAATCTTATTCGATGACTTTAGCGAAAAAATCATTCTTGCCAATGATTTTAACAAAGGGTTCTGATCAAGTGGCAATATCATCTAGATTCGAAATTAGAAATGATCCTTCCATTGTTCGTAACTATGGTTCGATGTTGGTTGAATTTGCCAAAATCACACCCGATGGTTTGGTCGTTTTTTTCCCATCTTATTTATACATGGAATCCATTATTTCAATGTGGCAAACTATGGGTATTCTAGATGAGGTTTGGAAATACAAATTGATCTTAGTGGAAACTCCCGATGCACAAGAAACTGCTTTAGCATTGGAAACATACCGTAAGGCCTGTTCTAACGGACGAGGAGCCATTCTTTTGTCAGTTGCGCGTGGTAAAGTGTCTGAGGGTATCGATTTTGACCATCAGTACGGAAGAACTGTACTCATGATCGGCATTCCGTTCCAGTATACAGAATCTCGTATTCTTAAGGCAAGACTAGAGTTCTTACGTGAGAATTACCAGATCCGAGAGAATGActttttatcttttgatGCAATGAGACATGCAGCTCAATGCTTAGGTAGAGTTTTACGTGGTAAAGATGACTACGGTGTAATGGTGTTGGCAGACCGTAGATTTGCAAGGAAGAAAAGTCAACTACCAAAATGGATTGCACAAGGTTTATCTGATGCCGACATGAACTTGTCCACGGATATGGCTATCGCCAATACTAAGCAATTTTTGCGAACCATGGCACAACCAACTGatccaaaagatcaagaaggTGTATCTGTGTGGAGTCATGCACAGTTACTGGCGCACCAAGAAAGTGTTAAGAAAAAGCAACATAACGGGTTTGTTGATTCGGATGTGACAGAAGTCAAGGATAATGACGGGGACATTGAAATGAAGGATTAG